The sequence ACCACAAATGCCAGCCACAACAGGGCGATGGTACAAGTGATAAAACCATAACGGCCAATTTTACGTGGCGTCAGTCTCTTGTAGAAGCGGACAATCAGCATCGCCGAGAAGAACACCGACAAGTTAAACGGCATCATAGCGATCGCCGTTGCCATTGGGGTACTGCCCTGTACGATTTGAATGTACAGCGGAACAGAGAAGTTCAACATCGCTTCCAGTGCCACCACGGCGAACATGGCAAACACGGCGGCTTTCTCGGTGGATGAAGTAATCACTTCCAGTGCCAGTAACGGCGTCTTACCTTGCTCCTGGCGACGACGTGTCCAGACCACAAACGCCTGACCCAACACGATACCCAGTACAATCATAAATGGCGCAGGTGAGAAGCCCAGCAGATCAAATGGCGCACCGTCACGCACTAAACCGAAACCCCAGCGGTTCAGGTTATTGAAGCCGAATGACAGCAAAATAATGGCCGAAGCGGCGAGAACCACACCGATGATATCGATGCCCACTTCTGGACGGCCCTTATCCGCTTTCAAGCGGAAGCTCAGTACAAAGATGACTGCCGACAACACAATCAAAATACCAAACGCCGGACGCCAGCCAATATAAGTCCCGAGAATACCGCCAATCAGAAACGCCGCCACACCGGCACCGGCACGGGCAGAACCCAAAGCGCCGAGCGCGGTAGCCTGTTGCGTACCACGGTAGTTTTCAGCAATCAGCGCCACCAATGCTGGCACCAAGGCCGCACCCGCCAGACCACTAAGTGCCTGCGCACTGATCATCACAGTAACATTCGGGCTGAATGTCATCATGACCTGTGCGATGCCGAACAACAGAACAGTGCTGCGGAACACCACCAATGGCCCAAAACGCTGATTGAGTTTGGCACCCAACATAACGAAACCGGCAACTGACAGTGAGTACATCACGATAGCGGTCGCAATTGTCGTGGGTGGCACATTAAAACTTTTGACCATTCCCCCCAAGGCGACCGGCAGAGAGGCAACGTTGAATGACATTAAAATCTGAGCTAATGCGATGGTTATCATCGGCACCCAGGACTCTTTAACTTCCGCACCTGCGCGGTGAGTTGATTGATTCGCCATAAATTTCTCTATCCTTTTGACATGTATTCTTGTTTTCAGAACCACTCGGCGGTTGAAACCGCTTAGTTGTTAAAACAAACGATTTTCAGCGCAATGCCCAGATCTCTGGACTCAACCCTTTTCGGTGTAAGGTTCAGAAACAAACATGTCCATCCCAAGACGACGTGATAAGAATCGGGCTGCCAGTTGCCCTTTGACACTATTCCCCGCAGCATCCAGTAATGGGGCGAAGGTCCCCAAACCACCCTTTCCAGGTGACACTGTCACAATCCCGCCACCAATGCCGCTTTTACCGGGCAGACCAATGTCATACAACCAGTCACCGGAGGTTTCGTACAGCCCTGCCGTTACCATGACCGCTAATGCATAATGACACACATCGTTATCCACCACCCGCTCACGGGTCAGTGGGTTAACACCGCCATCAGCCAGTGTTGCACCCATCACCGCAAGATCACGGGCGCTGACATTCAGTGAACATTGGCGGGTATATAAGTCGGTGGCAATCAGCGGATCACAGCCCAAACGCCCATAGCCTTGTAATACATTGGCGATACCACGATTGCGGAAGTTGGTTTCACAGGCCGATTGATACACCTCTTCATTCAGCGTCAGTTCGCGCCCAGCAAAGCGGCATAAACCGTCATAAATGAATTTCCACTGCTCATCACTGGTCGCACCCGGCACTAAACTTGTGGTGGCAATGGCACCGGAGTTCACCATTGGGTTTGTGCGCCCATCCGCTGCGCGTTCAATCGCAGTGACCGAGTTAAATGCCATCCCCGTGCTGTTCACGCCCAATTTTTCGCGCGCAACTTTTGCCCCAATAGCCTGACAAACTAGCGCAAAAACAAAGGGTTTAGAGACGCTCATAATGGTAAATTCATAGTCTACATCACCGGCCGAATGCACTTTACCGTTAGTGCCGACCATGCATACACCAAAGAGATTCGGTGGAATACGCTCCAATGCAGGGTAAACTGTTGAAACCACGCCTTCGGTATCTGTGCCAAAACGTTGATGGGCTTCTTGCACCAGTTTCACAACCGTATCGGGATCCGGCAGATGTCCGGTTGATACATAGTCGATAATTCCTTTCTTGCTATCATCTGTAGGCATATTATTTATCTCTCGTTTAACTTCTGTTTACTCTTATGTCTTTCTTGGTCTCTTTAACTTATTTTAAACAGCAGAAATAGTTCCTTCGTTTAAATTAATAGGAGATGGTAATAATCAATTGAAGCTTGCTTGAGCCTTAGCTTTATCAAAAAATCATGAAATTCTTAGCGTAAGATATCCTAGCTTAAGAAAGCTGTATATCACTTGTTTTCAATAATTTGATTGTTACCGAGCCGAGGAAAAAACATCGAGACTGTTTCAGAATCATGACATTAACGAGGAGGAATAAAAAAATTGACGACCGTGTATTTAATTACAAACAGCAGATTACCATGTTAGCTAGCAATAATCTGATATAACAGCGCAACAAAGGGTTCAAGTTTGCTGTTAATCACTAATATTAATGAAAATGAAACAGCACCTATCGCAATATTTAATGCTGCCAGATGAATCAAATTAATACAGATAATTGATTGCCCTTCCCGACACATGGAATAAGCCACAGAATCACATGATTTAACATTTATAATGTTATGTTTTTCATTACCTCATTTATCAACAAAATTAGCCAATTAGCGCTAAAAAGTGACAAAAACACTTTTACCACCGTGTATAAT comes from Yersinia bercovieri ATCC 43970 and encodes:
- a CDS encoding MFS transporter — its product is MANQSTHRAGAEVKESWVPMITIALAQILMSFNVASLPVALGGMVKSFNVPPTTIATAIVMYSLSVAGFVMLGAKLNQRFGPLVVFRSTVLLFGIAQVMMTFSPNVTVMISAQALSGLAGAALVPALVALIAENYRGTQQATALGALGSARAGAGVAAFLIGGILGTYIGWRPAFGILIVLSAVIFVLSFRLKADKGRPEVGIDIIGVVLAASAIILLSFGFNNLNRWGFGLVRDGAPFDLLGFSPAPFMIVLGIVLGQAFVVWTRRRQEQGKTPLLALEVITSSTEKAAVFAMFAVVALEAMLNFSVPLYIQIVQGSTPMATAIAMMPFNLSVFFSAMLIVRFYKRLTPRKIGRYGFITCTIALLWLAFVVRNNWSEFAVLIGLVIFGLAQGALVTLLFNVLVSASPKALAGDVGSLRGTTNNLANAIGTAVAGALLVGLLSANVMRGVAETPILTPEIQAQVNMDSINFVSNDRLQGVLAQTTATPEQVAEAVRVNEEARLRALKFGLLIMALLSLLAIFPAGRLPDYLPGELPADNLDPKAGK
- the glsA gene encoding glutaminase A, yielding MPTDDSKKGIIDYVSTGHLPDPDTVVKLVQEAHQRFGTDTEGVVSTVYPALERIPPNLFGVCMVGTNGKVHSAGDVDYEFTIMSVSKPFVFALVCQAIGAKVAREKLGVNSTGMAFNSVTAIERAADGRTNPMVNSGAIATTSLVPGATSDEQWKFIYDGLCRFAGRELTLNEEVYQSACETNFRNRGIANVLQGYGRLGCDPLIATDLYTRQCSLNVSARDLAVMGATLADGGVNPLTRERVVDNDVCHYALAVMVTAGLYETSGDWLYDIGLPGKSGIGGGIVTVSPGKGGLGTFAPLLDAAGNSVKGQLAARFLSRRLGMDMFVSEPYTEKG